The DNA sequence CAGAACACTCAACAGGTATTCTGACAGAGGTGAAAGCTGGTTTATGTACAGTGAAATATTTGCCTTCAAACGGGGGAGTCTcgaaaaagaaagaaagaaaaataactgcagACCCAGATCCTAAAAAAGCAAACATTACCAACACAAGGAATGTTCATTAGAGTCCAGTTCCCACTAGAGCTACTCAACAGGAGGATGTACAATGTGATTATGCTAAACAGCACTGATTGACTGTTCCCAGAGTGCCCCAGGAGGGGGAAGAACCTTGGGAGGCCAAACTCTGCAGTATCCTAGTGCAAACTGCCTCAGAGGAAAAGCCTGCAGTCAACAAGCCTTTACACCAACTGTTAGGCTCCACTAAGAGATGCAGCAGCCAGGTGGTGCCACCTAACAGCTCCAGGACACTCCTGCGAAGGTGATGGTCCTGTGTGGATTCTAATGCACATCCCCCATGAGCAGTGTCCTGCACACATCcacctgccaggctgctggctTTCCCTCTTCCACAGCTGGGCCGGCTCACAGCCACCAGAACCTCACATAGACGATCAGCATGATGAAGAACACGGCTACAGCCGCCAGCTTGGCGTACGTGGAGCGCATGTTCAGGTACTTGGCGTCCTGGCGGTACTTCTTGGACAAACTGGACAAGTTGTTGGCCTTGGAATCAAGAGCTGccaaagggaaaaggggagaggaaTTAGGATTAACTGACTTTTCCCCAAATGTTACATAAAGTGTACAAGTTTCTCTGTGGCCCGTGCCTCCCTGTGGTGCTCCAGGGCTATTCCTGCTGGGATGAGAGCTGAGAGGAGCTGCTCTCTCCCCACAGAAGCACCAGATGTTTCAGgatccagctgttccagctgaaaCACTCACTGGCTTCACTGCTTTTCTCAGCAGGGTGAAGCCTTTCCCCCCAGGACACTCTGCCCACCCAGCTGCCCGAGGAGACAGAAGTGTGAGCAAACACTGGCCATCCCCAGTACCTGACAGGGCCTCTCCTCGCTGCAGGACCTCCTCAATGTTGGCCACCATAATCCTCTGCACATCTTGCAGCTCTGTGTTGATGGAGCCCAGGTTCCTCCTCGCCCGGCTATCAATGTAGAGCTTCTTGGTTTTCTGGATGTAGGTGTCTGGAAGGAGACAGGGCTGTCAGGGGGAGTCTcacccagcacagagctcctggctgcaggaggagggggagcaCTGCTGAGACAGCCAGAAGACTACATGCAAATATTCACTGGAGTGAGGCCAAGAGACTAAAAGCAGGAAATCTGAATCTAAGGACATGTACCATTCCCCTAGCACTTCTCAGCTCTCCTGCTCACAACACCCATGTCTCGAGCACCAAGAAGAATTTGAGCTGTCACTTCCACAGGACAAACTGCAGAGAATCCcgtggctgctgctccctcccagcaaGAAGTCCCCTGACTAGCCACAGGGAGAGGGGCCTCACCAAATTCAATGAAGGAATAGGGCCTGGACACTGTGGGAACCTTCTTGCCATGCTGCTCGTCAAACTCTGAGTGCAAGTCTTCCAGGTATGCAAAGGCCAGTTTCTTGGGGAATCCAGCTTCACACAGGACCAGGTAACACACTCCTTTCTCGATGATGTAGCTAAAAGAATGGCAGAGAgcatcaatcaatcaatcaatcaatcaatcaatcaatttTGAAAATGTCCTGTCAAACACCACCCTGCACACCTTTATTCCTATGAGGCAATGAGAACTGGGCACAAGAACTTCTGGTTTTCTACATCTGGATCAAGCGTAAACCTTTCTGCAAAGCAATGGCTTAACTTTTCTTTagccaaaataaattttcttgtAGCCTCAGACCCTACACCCATGCCAGCAGTCTTGGGCTTTGACTTCAATTGAACCAAAGCTGGCCTGTGAATACCATCAGCTTCACAAAATACCAGCAACAAAAGAGTTGTAATTTTGGAGTATAGAAGAGAGGACAccctgcaggcaggaggaggggagcACAGGAAAGTttgccagcagagcagaggggaaggtgGCCAACACATCCCTAACTGGCAGCACAGCCAAGCACCTGAGACCCACAAATGGGAAGCTGAGGCACTGAGGTGAGGAGACACGCACAGGAATTTGGTCTCAGCGTGCTGGGGAGTCACCCAGTGACTGCCAGCTGTCCCTCTCCATTTCAGAGGGCTGGGTATCACCCTCCTCCACcaccagcagcctggaggggagcGTTGGAGGGGTGCTGCTACGCACTTGCATCACCACAGGGGCAGCTGGGGAGCGGTGCTGGTGCTAGATGGGTTCTGGTGACCTCCTAGGCTCGCCATGGGTAGGTGTGACCACGCCATCAGTTCTCCAAGGTGAGGAGCTCCAAAGCACAcagtggcacagctgctgctgtgtaaAGCTGTTTGCTGTGCCCCCCAGCTGAGGGCACACGGGTCCTCTTCTCGCCCCAGCACCAACCTGGAGATGATTTAGGCTTCACCCTTCTGCTCCACATTCCCAACTGAATCTTCCTCCTCGATCAgccaatataaaaataaaagctacaATACTCCCACCAAAACCAAGGGGGTGGAGACAGTAAACAGCCCTGTAAACACTTTTGAATGCTTATCTGTATTCCTCAGGATGGAGTGTGAATGCTACTTTTAGGTTACCTTCCTTTGACTTTCTGAGTAATGCCATTAAGCATTAGTCTGGTTAGCATAAAGATTAGCAGTGTATTAAAGAAATGATCCAGGTCCTGAGGGCACTGTAGTAAAATAAGCAGCTTaaaattttgttaataaacacAATCAGGCTTACAAAACAACTTCCCCCACTCCCCAGTGTTTTTCCAGACACCCCACCAGGGCCATGTCCTTTAAAGCAGCCATCCTCACCTTGTTCCTGGGCTCAGCAGTATTCATTTCTCCTGCCTCTCTATGGTCTGTGTGTGAACCCTGGCAGCCTTCAATCAACAACTGCTTCACCCCAACCAGAAGCAAGAAACTCCAGCTGCCATAATCCGTTCCACAGCGCATCCCCACGTGCCCGTGCCCTTTGTTCCTTTTTGTGTTCCTCAGCTTGGACTGCATCAGTGCCCAGATTAATCCTACACTACATCATCAAGCCTCTGTTCTTCCCTTACCCCTGGAGACCTGCTTGCCACATTGGGGTTGCTACAGATCATCACCCAGAGCTTGATTTAACCACTGCCACGACGAGCAAGACTTGAGCAAATCTTCTGAGGCGAGGAGAAGCAGTGGCAGAAGGGAATTCTGACAGCACAGATGGAGCAGCATTCTCCAGGTGAGAGCACTCTGAGGAACAGGTCCCATCAGCACAGGTCTGTTTATCTCTGCCTGGGTAAGCTGGTCCTGCCTGGAGCTCTTCAGCTGCATTTCCCACTTGCTTCTCCCTGGTGTGATATCCAGTGTGTTGGATTTAAAGTTGGTCTGTCAGCACCACAGAGAGCGAGCTCACCTCACTCTGCCCCAGATTCAGACGATCTTGTCGACTTCAGACCAGAGCTGCTTCACAGCTGGGCTCCTCAGTTTTATAATCTGTGTGCACCTCCAAGCCTCAGCACAGCACCTCCTCACACAAGGGGCAGATGTGGCCATTTGCCACTGTTAGCTCTGCAGAGTGCAGCCAGCAGGTTCCTTGTAATCATGTTGCACATTTTGAGAGAGAAAAGCTTTATCCCAGTAACAGTAGCAAAGGCCAAGGCTTGCTGTTAAATGACAGGTAAGAGTCACTGCAGCCATTCCTCAGCCAAAGGTCACCTGCTCACTGACAGCACAGCAGTCGGTGCTCCTGAACCTGCACagtccccagtgctgctgctggaagggtGACACAGCTTTTGCAGCTGAAACCTGGGCACAGCATTTGACAGAAATCACCTAAGTGCTCACAATTTACACTTCAAGTTTCAGTAAGGCTCACCTCTGCTTTGAACTGATGAAGCTAAAGACGTTCAACACCACCTCAGCAAGCTCAGCAGTACCCTTGGCCACGCTGCTAACTCCCCCCATGAAATGCTCTGTCCTGCTTTGTGCTGCCCTCAGCAGTCAGAGCTCTGATGTGGCAGAAAAAGATTGGTTGTGCTGCGTTAACGAGCGGCGTGGTCATCTGTCAGCGTTATTTTAGACTAAATCTCAAATTCCCCCGTCACCTCCCCTTCCTGCAGAGGAAAGTTTCTGACCTGAAAGTGTTCTTCCTACACAGGCCCTGCTGTAATGTCCCACCTCAAGGGAGGCAGAAGCaagtgctctgcagcagcagctgtcagtGGCCAGCAAAACCTATCCAGGGGGTAACTCAGCCCAGAAGGAGGAACAGTCCTGTGCCTGCCTGTCTGCCAGCCAGGTAAGCTGGCTGCTCCTTTGAGACAGCTGGCAAAACAGGCCTGCCCAAGCCCTCCCTCCTCGTCACAACTGCTGTCATTACAGCCACTGCTAAGAGGCTTTGATTTCCTGGGCAAGTGTTGCTGCCTTCCCAGACATCGCTCTGCTTGCATCATGGAAGTAACTCAAGAAGGGATTTACTGGCACCTACACAGGCTCTTTCCCAAGAATTCActgccaggcagagctgcaccCATGCTGTGCCAAGGGGACACTCAGAAACCAGGGAGTTTTTAAATTCTGGGAAGATTTAGcttgtagaaaaaaaaccaagagcAGCCCTTAGCACTTAACTCCAGCAACAGCATCCCAATCCCACAGGAGATAAGGGACAATCAGGGCCATCCTTTGACAACTCTAACTCCCTATCAAAGGCAACCAGAAGCCCagaaagaagattttttccaaaatcttgTCACAGTTAGCATATGTAATACAACCACAAGAAAAGCATCCCTCACAACCTCACAGCTTTTACCAAAGATTTCCCACCCAAAAAACTCCACTGCCATCTCTTCATGTCGCTGAATCTCTGAGGGAAGGGACAGGGTGGGAGATTTGCTAAAGGGCTCTTGGAGCAGAGTCCTGAAACCAACCTTGCCCTGTGTTCAAAGGCCACCTCCCCCTCAGGCAGCCATAAACACACACCCAGGCACCCGGAGTCACCTGGAGCCCAGGGGGATCCCACTGTGGGAATCCTGGCACATTCCTGCCACAAGGACACAACTCTGCTTGCAGACCCCACCCGGCACCCGGGCTTTGAGACTCCCTGAGGGTATTCCTGTCACAGTTCTGGCAGGATCTTGACTAAGTTCTCAAGCATTATTCTGCCAGGTAATGACATGTCACAGAAAGAAGCATTTCCTTCCTCACACACAAGCTTTCCTGCCTTTCAGGGACTGGCAATTCCCCCCTCTGCTCACCTGCCTCTCCACCTCCCCTGCTATTAAGAAATAAGGATGTCTGACCTCTGTAAGATTTCCTTATTTCACATCCATGCTCTCTTGCAGGAATACTACTGAAGAATGCCAAAAGTGCTTTGAAGTCCAGCGTTCCCAAACAGTTCAGGAAATTAATTAAACACGCCCAACAAATCTAGCAATAATAGGACTGAATTTACTGGATGAGAGAAAGAAGTCTGTCAGATATTAAGACGATAATAATAGAAATAGAGATGCTCGGTGTGTTGTAATGCATGGAAAGCTGAGCTCTcacagggcacagagaggaCAATCCTGCACAGGAGGAGCTCACGGTGGCACTGCCAGACTGCCTTCACAGGGACACATCTCCTTAAAGACAGGAGGCCCAGAAGACGCAGCCAAGGCACAACAGAGAGCGCAAAGAAACgaaaaagcagaaagggaaCAGAACCTGTATGGTCTGCAGCAAAGGCAGAACAAGGAAAACCGAGTGGCAGACACCCGTGCCCAGCAGTGACAACTCGCACACTCTCCCTTTCCAGCAGGGCTGACCGGCCACCTCTCCCAGGCCTCCCCGTTTCCAGCAATCCCTCACCCGGACCCAGGAGAGCCCTCGGTCACCGCCACCGCAGCGGAGCCGGTACCCCCCGCACCCCTCCGGTACTCACTGGAAAGCCATGGCTCCCGCCTCCAGGGTGCATCTGGTCGGGGACTGCTCGTTCAGCTTGCGGAAGAGCTGCTTCGCCTGGCTCTGGTACTGCTGCAGGTCGCGGCCTGACTGagggggcagggagggacaaCGGGCTGCTGGGGCGCTACCGGAGCCGGGACCGGACCGACAGTACCGCTGCCTCTGCCCCTCCttcccgcccgcccgcccccgggAGGCAAACGCTCGTGCCAGAGCCGCGCTGCCGTGTGAGGGGACTGCGCGCGTCCCGCCGGGTCGCCCCCCGCCCGCTCCTCACCGACACGCCGGCCCCACCCCGCCGGCCCCACCTGCTCGTCCTCTTGCATGGAGGCGGCGAGGGGGAGCCCGTCCGCCACGCGGGCGATCATCGTGAGCAGCACCATGGtcgcgcccgccgcccgccctgCCACGGAGCCGCCCGCCCTGCCACGGAGCCGCCCGGAAACTGCCACCGCCGCTTCCGGTGCGCGCCCGCCGCCGCTTCCGCCCGGCCCTGGGAAGCGCGGCGGCCGCGTCTGCGCCTGCGCCACGGTGGGGCCGCGCCCCCTCAGAGCGTCCGCGGCCCCTCCACACGGCCACGCCCACGAACCGCGGCCGCGCCCCCTCGGCAGAACCGCCCGCCCCCGGTCCCGCCCCGCCGGTGAccgcgccccctccccgcccccagccccggtcccgcctcccggccccgccccgtGACGCGCCcccgcgggcggggcggggcggcccgGCGCGGTGGGCGCGCGCCAGGGCGGCGGGCACAgccatggcggcggcggccgagCGGAGCCGCCTCAGCTTCCCCGGCGGCACCGGGGCCCTGGGGCGGCCCGTGCCTATGAACCTTTTCGCCACCTGGGAGATCGacggctccagccccagctgcgtCCCCAGGTAACGGGCGGGCGAGGGCGCGGACCCCACCCCCTTCCCTCGCCGGCTTCGCGGCTGCTCCCTCGACCCTCTTTGCCATCATCACCTGTGCGGTGCTCCCCGCGACCGCAGCGCCCCTTCCCACCCCTCGCCGCTACCGCAGTGACGGGCACGGCTCCTCCCGTCCCTTCCGTGCCTTCTGGGATGGGTGGAGGTGTGACCCTCCCGAGGGTGGGGGGCTGCTGCCGCCCGTGCCAGCTGTGTGCGGGGGTCACCTTCACGGCGAGGgtccccccgagccccccggggTGCCCCTGGCAGGGTTCGGCTCCCCAGGGGGTGCCGTGCTGGCGGCGCTTTCCCCGGGAAGTGCCCCGCGGGGATGGGCTCGGGGTGCGCATCCCTTTCTCCCGGGATGGTTTTTCTCCCCGTCTGCTCTGTGTCCCCGCCTCTGCCGTGTGTAAACACGCGGCCGTTCCCCTTGCACGGCAGGCATTCCTCTTAGTTTCTATGTATTTTGCGCTCTTACAAGCCCGGCTCTGAACAGAACGCCTATGAGGATTTGAACGTGCCGGAGACAAATCTTTGAGGcgcttctctttctcttttgttttgctttaaacGAGGACGTAGCGAGCGAGCAGAAAGGGAGCAGAGTCATCAGGCTGACCTGGCAGGAACGTAAAGCTCTGCAAGCTTTAcaaagccccccaaatccctctgtcTTCTGCGCCATCCAGAGAGCAGGTTGGACTTGGTGGCCGTGCCCCTGTATTGCAGGGACCAGAACTATCCCGGTATAAACACTGCCCACAGTCATGGGCAGGAAGACAGAGGGGTAGAAGCAATCCTGAGTCCTGCAATTGCAGGTTATCTTGCTTTATAGCAGCTTATCTGTGCTAGCGGCGCCTCGGGCAGCAACTTTTATAGGTTGTGTCTCGTTCAGCCTTTCTTTTCTGCAATGGGAGATCTTGGGCAGGGTCTGGCACCCGAGGGAATGTTCCCCTCTTCAAGGAGTCCGTCCCTTTGCTGTGGAAGTTGTCACCTGGATGGGAATAGCTGGAGGAGCAGTTggtgctttttcattttctgcactAGACGAGAAAGCGTCgtccctgctcctgggggtTGGACTTCAATGGtctctgaggtcccttccaacccaaagcactCTGTAGTTCCAGTGCAATTGGCATTGTCCCTGCTGTGCAGAGGGACTGCTCTGGAAACAATTCTCTCCATTGCACCCTTTACTACAGGAAAGCAGCTGGATTTCCATCCCCTCCAGCCTTGTAACAGTGGCTGTTAAACAAATAAAAGCCCAAGTGTCTGACACTGTCAAGGACTTTTCGTTCTGCATTATCATTTATGCTGATACTCGCAGATCTGCAAACGAGCTCACAACATAGCCTGCTTGTTTGCAAATCTGTGGATGACCAGAAAAAGCAGTGCAAGGACACTGACCCTGCCTCCATGTGGTAGGGGGTGGGGAGCATAAGGGTGGGTCCTGGGTGCTGGAATTGTGGTGGGCAGCAAATTGGAGGCAGCTTGTTGAGATGCCTGGAGGAATGTGGGGAATGCAAAGCACATGTGGCTATCTGGGCAGGTGGGGCAGATCTGGGGTTTGAGGGGGAAAGCCTGGAATTGCTGAAGCAAGCTGTGAAGCAGGGGATGATGAAAGTGCTCAGAAAGCCTCCCTGAGGCATTGGTGGAAGAGCTCTGGGGCATTTGGGACCTTGTAGGAACCAAGCTTTTGGCTGAGGGAGTTTGCGTGTAGAGTTGGGTCCCTTTGCTTTCAGCCCTGCTGTTGCCATTACCTTTGCTTGCTCCTCCTGGCTGCTCTTTTTCCCTGGAGCCATGGGGATAAGCTGCCATCCAGCTGCTCCATCTCCTACCAGCCCTATGAGCCTGTCTTTCCACAGGTGTGGAGTTTTCTGCTGGACATGGAGTGTCCCCATGGGCTGGGCACAGCAtgtggcagggctgcaggtgtAGCTGTGGGTGCCAGGTGGGTTTTGTTAACCCAGAGTGagctcaggagcagctgaggttgCAGGTTCTGCAGGGGTATTGGTCCTGTGGCATGGGGAggtgtgtgctgctgtttctaATCACTGATCATCACGCTTTGCATTTCATTACAGTCTTTGCAACACATCTTTCTGTCAGAGAAAGCAGGAgcttgaaaacatttaaattatgcCACTGCCTTTTAAGTTCATATTGTAATGGTTTTTACTATGGCACAATGACATTTCAGATTCTTTTATCTTAAAGCAAGAGATACTGGAATGAAATCTGCGTGGGAAACCATATCCCAAGTGAGCCTGTTGTCCCAGCAAATGTCTGTTGGGGCGTGAGAGGAGGATGTGGAGGAGAGTGGGCCTTGGTGTGTGGTCAGACACTGTGGAACTGCCTTGGTCTCTTTTGAGATTTTCACCAGTTCCCTTCTGGGTTTCTGTTGGCAGGACAGGCTTTCCAAGCCGAGAAGAGATTTGAACTTGGCACAAAGTCAGAAGATTCGCGAAGAGGAGCGCGTGGCTGGGGAGGGAATGTTGCttccttccctttgctttttggtTCAATAAATCTTAGGCCATTTCTGAGGTGTTTCTCCTacctggagcaggaggggctgggtggaagcagtgcctgcagtgtctgtgcctgccctgctcTAAGTTGTGAGGTGGAGGGGCTTGTGTGGATGTGTGGGTGCTTCCCTGAGAGCCCAGCTGTGGGAGGGACATCTCGAGAGCACTGCTCTTCAACACACTCTGGTGGGTCATTTACTCAAAGTCCATTCAGCTTGGGTGGGGTGTCAGCAAAATCTGGAAGGCTGCCTTGGTGCATCCATGGAGTTTCCTTGTGTGAAAAGGCTGTGGCTAAGCTTAAGGAAGAGTAAATAGTTAAGAGTCACGGTGCTGTTCTGCAGTTGTGTGCTTAGTGTGAAACGTGAGGTGGTGTTTTGCATTTGTTCTGGCTTCTCTTACTCCTGTGCCATCTGCAgaaatgattttatgatttgtTCTTCAGCACACGTAGCTCCTGGGAGGTTTGACCATAGCGCTTCTGAAATGCAGCTACTTTCTTTTAGTCATCCCAGAAATGTGACTCAAAATGTCTCACTTATCTGGGCGTATCCAGTGCATACCAGAAGGGAGAGATGCCTACCTTCTCTGAAAGACCTTCCTTTGAGCAAGATCACATTACAAAAAATTCTCCCTACCACCTGTAAACACTGAGAGTGATCTTCTTGCTGCATGGCAGCGAGAGAATCAGCaccttttcctctcattttcccTATGCTGAGTGAGTGGAAGTAAGAATTGTTCTGTGGATTTTGGTGTTGGCTTTTTTAGCTTCCAATCTTTTTGATGAATCTGTGGGTGTGAATGGCAGGATACAGTACTGTCCTATGTTGAAGTAGCCTCCTGAGGAGATGGCACCATGTGGAGGTTGTCCAGAGGAAAGTTTTGTTGAAAGGGTCTGCTGAAGCAAGAGAAGGCAGAAATAGCCACTGTTCCCATTTGGAGTAGTTTTTGTTTCAGGCTGCTGCCTTAACCATCACAAACTTGTACAGGTTGCTGCTGAGCTTTGAGCTGTGAAGTGGATTGAGACCAAAGTGGATGTGGAGCAGGTGTGACCCAGTGTCCCTGGGGGATCTGAAGGAAGAAGCCAGTGGAACAGACCAGTGaaagggcagtgctggaggtcTGGGGCTGTCAGCTGGGTGCTGCCTGAGCATTTCATGTGCTGGCTCAGCTCTGTGGCTTGTCTGCTGGGTGAGGAAATGCAGAGGGGTTCCACACACATCCCCTGCACTCacaggaggctgggggtgcagggaaGGGACTGCTCAGTGCCATGCAGCACTGGGACATTCACACCAGCACTGGTACGCACATCCCCAGGGGCAATGGAAACTGGTGGGGTGAGATTTCAGATCCAGGGCAGCTGAGTGGATCCTGACAGTGACATCCCCAGGGGCCATGGAAACTGGGGGGGTGAGATTTCGGATCCAGGGCAGCTGAGTGGATCCTAACAGTGTGCTCGTGCCCCCAGGCTGTGTGCTCCTCTCTCTCTGCCAGCTCCCATCTTCTGCCACTGACCTATCTGGCTGTCTGCTTCCTGGGGGCTAATGAGTTGCAGAGGGCTCTGTGAGCACGTAaaggtggcagcagcacagatgtgTGACAGGAGGGACACAGTGAGGAACTGCTGGGGCCTGGAGCCGCTCCAGCAGTCTGCATGTTTGCACCCATACGTGGTAATTCCCTCTGCTGGCAATATTGAGGGGCTTGTGACCTGTGTGAAGTCCACAGCTGACTCTTCCCCGTGAGGATTTGCCACAAATTCACTCGGAAGTGGAACACTTTGCCCTTTGGTGTGAAGGGTTTGTGTGCCTATGCTGGGAATAGGAACTTCTCTTGGCCAGCGAGTGTGTTCTGACCTGGCTTGAGCAATGCCAGCTGTGCATCACATCATCAGAGAAAGGTGAACAACTTGCTAGAGTGATAATCATGATCGGGTGATGCTACATAATTAAAAACATTGATTAATTCAGGTAGGAAGAGATTTAAATGTATCTTAACCTTCTATTCTGTTGGTATGCTAACATTTAGGAGGGAACTCTTCCTGGTTAGGATAACTGCTGGCACATTCATTGGAGCTGACAATAGATTTTTCAGTACATTTAGAACTAGGAAAATGTCTAATTACTCAGATGACTAGGTACATTTCAGAAGTGCTTATTTGGAGGCTTTGTTTTGACTTTGTTTGAAGAGCATGAAATGCCTAACATTTTACCTCGGAAGGAAGTTGAATACAAATGAGGGCAGAGGACAGGCTTTAAAAATATCACTGAGGTGATGCTGAATGTGTGAGGTGCTGAGGAAAAAACATCCACAACTGAGCAATGGAGAAAAACTGCTTGGAGTAAAGCTCAGTAAAGCTCAGAACCAACCCTTCTTCTTGGAGCTAGAACTTCCTATTTCTCCTCCGTAGTCTTTGGGGGAGAGATCAAACCCCAGTGATCCCTGAGTGTTCCCCATGTAAATCCTATCACTTTGTGTGATCCTGCTGAATGTAATTTGgatgtttgtatttttcagtGGAAGCATTCTGTCTGGAGGCTGAGTGCTTTGTTGGAGTCAGAGTTGCACTGAGACCTGTTTTGAGTCTTTTTTAAGGTGGAGCTTGTGCATGTCAAGAACAGCTCTGAAACTGAGCTTAAAATCTCAAAGCTGCTAGCCAAAGTCTGTGGATGGGATTTTACATGGTTTTTACCTGGATGCTTTGTGCATGCCCAGTGCAGAAGGATGGTGGGAGTGGGAGGAATGGGCTGCTCTTTTGGAAGGCCTCTTTCCTTGCCTTCCACCAGGTGAGGGTGCCCAAA is a window from the Poecile atricapillus isolate bPoeAtr1 chromosome 7, bPoeAtr1.hap1, whole genome shotgun sequence genome containing:
- the SEC22B gene encoding vesicle-trafficking protein SEC22b isoform X2; translation: MVLLTMIARVADGLPLAASMQEDEQSGRDLQQYQSQAKQLFRKLNEQSPTRCTLEAGAMAFHYIIEKGVCYLVLCEAGFPKKLAFAYLEDLHSEFDEQHGKKVPTVSRPYSFIEFDTYIQKTKKLYIDSRARRNLGSINTELQDVQRIMVANIEEVLQRGEALSALDSKANNLSSLSKKYRQDAKYLNMRSTYAKLAAVAVFFIMLIVYVRFWWL
- the SEC22B gene encoding vesicle-trafficking protein SEC22b isoform X1, coding for MVLLTMIARVADGLPLAASMQEDEQVGPAGWGRRVGRDLQQYQSQAKQLFRKLNEQSPTRCTLEAGAMAFHYIIEKGVCYLVLCEAGFPKKLAFAYLEDLHSEFDEQHGKKVPTVSRPYSFIEFDTYIQKTKKLYIDSRARRNLGSINTELQDVQRIMVANIEEVLQRGEALSALDSKANNLSSLSKKYRQDAKYLNMRSTYAKLAAVAVFFIMLIVYVRFWWL